A region of Flavobacterium indicum GPTSA100-9 = DSM 17447 DNA encodes the following proteins:
- a CDS encoding CDP-alcohol phosphatidyltransferase family protein, with amino-acid sequence MSIKKHIPNTLTLLNLFAGLCALIHAFNGNYAEAFSLVCLGIFFDFWDGFLARALNAQSPIGLQLDSLADMVTSGVVPGLIVYKMLGDIQENQAQYTLTEDTYYMGVVPYLGFLITLGSCYRLANFNVDERQTDSFIGLPTPANALWICSLPIILEETGGDGFIFEFLSNPFVLVIIAFLSAFLLNAEIPLFSLKAKAFTWEKSKIQIIFLGLAAVLLVSLQFLAIPLVILLYVLLSVVNNKFLNKV; translated from the coding sequence ATGAGTATAAAAAAACACATTCCAAACACGTTAACATTGTTAAATCTATTTGCGGGCTTATGCGCATTAATACACGCTTTTAATGGTAATTATGCAGAAGCTTTTTCTTTAGTTTGTTTAGGAATATTTTTTGACTTTTGGGATGGTTTTTTAGCAAGAGCTTTAAATGCGCAAAGTCCTATTGGTTTGCAATTGGATTCCTTAGCGGATATGGTTACAAGTGGCGTAGTTCCTGGGTTAATTGTGTATAAAATGTTGGGTGATATTCAAGAAAATCAAGCGCAGTATACCTTAACAGAAGATACTTATTATATGGGTGTTGTTCCTTATTTAGGTTTTTTAATTACATTGGGTTCGTGTTATAGGTTAGCAAATTTTAATGTGGATGAAAGACAAACCGACTCTTTTATTGGATTGCCAACACCAGCAAATGCACTTTGGATTTGTTCGTTGCCAATTATTTTAGAAGAAACAGGAGGGGATGGTTTCATATTTGAATTCTTATCTAATCCGTTTGTATTGGTTATTATTGCTTTCTTGAGTGCCTTTTTGTTAAATGCAGAAATACCTTTGTTTTCTCTTAAAGCAAAAGCATTTACTTGGGAAAAGAGTAAAATTCAAATCATATTCTTAGGCTTAGCTGCTGTACTGTTAGTTAGTTTGCAGTTCTTGGCAATTCCTTTAGTGATTTTGTTATACGTATTGTTATCTGTAGTTAATAATAAATTTTTGAATAAGGTTTAA